The DNA segment GTGTACGAGGCGTTCTATGTGCTGAAGGAGAAACTCCAGACGGCACGCGATATCTTCCACAAGTTCGATTACTCAGCCTATAAGACCAAGGCTGTCGAGCTGCTGCCCCCTGCTGCGGACTTTGTTGTCGCCACCGAGGAGCGCAAGAAAGAGTTTTTTGATGTCGTGGTCGCCATGACCCGTGCCCAGTCCCTTTGCGGCACCCTGGACGAAGCCGTGGCCATACGGGATGAGATCACCTTCTTTCAGGCCGTGAAGATCTTCATCGACAAGACGACAGCCACCAAGGGCAAACAAACGCGGCAAGAAAAAGACGCGATCCTGAATCAACTCCTCGCCCGCGCCGTGGTCCCTGAAGGCGTGGACGACATCTTCGCTCTGGCGGGCCTCGACAAGCCGGATATCTCCATTTTGTCCGAAGAATTCCTCGACGACGTCCGCAACATGGAGCACCGCAACCTAGCCGTCGAATTGCTCGAAAAATTGCTCAGAGACGAAATTAGCGCCCGTTCACGCCGCAATACGACGCAGGAGCGCAAGTTCTCCGAGCGGCTCAAGGAATCCCTGCTCAAATACCGTAATCGCGCCATCGAAACCGCCCAGGTCATCGAAGAACTTATCCAGATGGCCAAGGACTTGAACGAAGCGCTCAAGCGCGGCGACAAGCTCGGCCTCAACCCCAGCGAACTGGCATTCTATGACGCCCTGGAAGAGAACGAGTCTGCCGTCCGTGAATTAGGTGATGACGTCCTCAAGAAGATAGCCAAGGAACTGACCGAGAAGCTCAGGAAGAATGTGACGGTAGACTGGCAGCATAAGGATTCGGTCCGAGCAAAGATGCGGAACTTGGTTCGCAGGATTTTGAAGAAGTACAAGTACCCGCCGGATGCCCAGAAAGAGGCCGTGGCCGAGGTGCTGCGGCAGGCCGAGAGCTTGGCGGATGATTGGAGCGAGGCAGCGTAACTATGGGGCTTAAGAGTATTTACGGCCCACTAAAAAACCAGCTAAAAGTGTTATAAAAGCTAATGGCCAAGAAAAAGAATAAGAAAAATAAAAAAGACATAGAGTTTGTAAAGACCTTAAAGCTGTTGGCCAATGACTCTGATCAGCTGATTGCGTATTTGAAAGGCTCACAAGCAATTCTGAAGTCTAGACTTTGGGAAATGGTTCATGCCGAACTTGATGAGTCTAGTTCTGAAGAAATACGCCAATTCCTTGAAGACGGGGATATGCTACGGAAGCTTCATGACGAGGCTCTGGAGGGTGCAAACCGCTACCAATCGTTATTGAAGGAACTCTCATGGGAGATGGTTCTTGCGAGCTTTGCGGCATATCTTGAAGCTTGGTATTTTAATGCTAAGAATGACCAGCAATATGAAAGCAAGCGCAATAATTTGATTCCTGTCTTACAGAGGGTAGCGGTCAAAAAGAATCAATTTCCAAGAAAGAACTGGGGAAGTAGGCAGTCAATTGATAGTGCCTTGGATTCTATCCGCGACAGCTTGCTCAATGGAGAGCCTATCAAGGCATATTCCCTCTTTGCCGCTTGGGATGCCGTTTTAGAAGTCGAGGCCATAATTAAGGACTTTTGCTACAAGGGTTGGGAGGTCTCCCACGCAAGTGGTTTGGACATAAAACCCGAGTCCCTTGATGCTTGGAAGGCATGGGCTCTGACTAATCATAAATTTCAGATAATCGATCGATTCTACCGAGAATTTCCATATATTATCTACCCTGAGATTGTAGAGGATATTCAAGAGAGGATGGACAACGAAGTCACTGTCACTCAGAGAATTGAAGCCCTCGGTGGATACATCTTTATTCAGGAAATGCTCGGCGTTGATGAAGTTGAATTCGAAGGGGTCACTGTTGATTTACGGGAAACCATAGATCTTATTGGCCGCTTCGACTCCTGCTACAAGAGTAATTACCTTCCCTTTATGGAGAGAATGAAAAACGAAGGGCTTGATTATGCGAATTCGATCGTCCAGACTATGCAGGATCAGATATCTCAAAATATGGACGCATGTATACGACAAGGACTTAATCCAATAGCGTATCACAAAGAAATTATGGGTAATGTTCATCACCCTTGCATTAGCGTCAGAACAAGTGACGAAATGCTTGAAATGATGATGCAATATGACCAAATTCCTCCAGATGCTGCCAGGCGAAAAGCATGCCTTACTGCGCTAGAGCTGTTTGCTGGGCCACCTCATATGGGTGGGGTTGATAATGGGCAGTTTATGCGAACTCCGAAGAATAATTACATCATAATACCGCGTTTTTTCCATGGGGATGTAAAAACCGCATTGTTGAACCGTATAGTTAGGAAGAAAGGTAGCGAAAAAGGGAAAGGAAAAGCAGGCAACAAGCCCTATAGTGCCAATATGGAACATTCTTTGGCTCAACGTTTTGAAAGCCAAGGCTACAAGGCTATTGCCAGTTGGGACTATAAGAATGGTGAATCCCAAAAGGGCGAGGTCGACGTTATTGCGTACAAAGATGGCTACCTCTTTATTGTTGAAGCAAAGCTCACATATTTTCGTACTGATGTTGAAGCAATCTATAGGCACGAGCAAGAATTGGAAGGTGCAGTCGGACAATTAAACAGAGCGCTGGAGGCGATTAAGGCGAACTTCAATGAGCTTAGGCAGAGTCTGATGATCAACGAAGACCTTTCTGACCTACAAATTGTCCCACTTATCGTTTCGAATTCCCCAGAGTTTGATTTTAAGAAGTACTCTGGGATTCCCAAACTGAGTCAATTTGAGCTGCAGTGTTTGCTTGATCCTGGAGCTTTTATTTTCGCAAAGACTCAAATGAGCATTTACAATGAATATTGCAAATTGACTCTATGCGGGAACCAAGAAGAGCAAAGGACAGCTGTCGAAAAGCTAATGCAAGGCGATCAATTTGTTCTTGAAAATAAAAAGAAGCAGGAGCAATATCTCGCTGAAGCTGAATTGATCGCATCTCAGCCTGAAAGGTTAATTGGTGCAATCAATTCGAAATACTTTTGGCAAGAGCTTGAAGAAAACACTGACGTTGTCAGTGGGCCAATAGAGCAAACATTTACTATGAAAAATGGTGATGAGATCCGTTACGTAGTTTAGGCAATCACATACTCGCAAAACTTCCGTCTCGCTGTCCGCAGGGCAGAACTATTAAATGAACGGAGGTTCAAATGAGTACTGTGGAAACGCTGGCTACGGATCGTTTCATCCCTGCAATTAATCTGTTTGTCACTAAGCACTGCAACATGCGGTGCAGATTTTGTTTTGGCTCATGCAAAATGCGCTCGCCCCTATCGTCTCAAGATCAAGATGGGGTCTTTGTTGATGTCATAAGACAATGCCATCAACAGGGTATCTCAAAAATCACTTTCGTAGGCGGAGAGCCTCTACTTTATCCAAAGCTTAAACTGTTAATTAGACTTGCTCACGACCTAGGTATAACGACCTGCGTAGTATCCAATGGGGCCTTGCTGACAAAAGAGTGGCTGCGTGAAGTGTCAGGCATGCTAGACTGGATTGGGATTAGTATTGATAGCCTGTCGGTAGATACGAATTGGTCGATTGGTAGAATTTCAAACGGTGTCCCAATGTCAAAATTAGTTTATGAGCAGTTGGTTGATTGGGTGCATGATTACGGCATGCGCCTCAAGATCAACACGACAGTTTGTCGATGGAATCATCATGAAGACATGTCTTCGTTTTACCGTGATACGAATCCTCATCGAATAAAAATGTTTCAAGCTCTCACGATCGATGGGGTTAATGACGAGGAGTCTACCAAGTTCTCTGTGTCAGACGAACAATTCACTCATTACGTTGAGCGTCATCTGAGGCAAGGGATTAAAGCGGTGGCAGAGGCCTCAAACGACATGGTGGGAAGTTATCTGATGGTTTCACCTGACGGGTGCTTTTTTGATAACACTCATGGCTCATATCGATTAAGCAGGCCAATCAGTAGGGTTGGCTTTTCCAGTGCCATTAAGGATATCTCGGTCAATCACACAAAGTTTATGGATCGTGGGGGCATGTATCGTTGGTAGAAATACCACCCAACATGGACCACTGACACAAAAGAGGGCCCTTCGACGGTTGATCGAGAGGCCCTTCTTCAATAATTGAATAATTAAGCTTCGTCTGGGCCTACTACCTCTTCACTGCAGTCGCACATTAATTCAAGGACGCTTTCCGGAATGAGTTTGACCCGATCGTCCCTTTTCGTCTCCATAAAAT comes from the Pseudodesulfovibrio piezophilus C1TLV30 genome and includes:
- a CDS encoding PDDEXK family nuclease, with the translated sequence MAKKKNKKNKKDIEFVKTLKLLANDSDQLIAYLKGSQAILKSRLWEMVHAELDESSSEEIRQFLEDGDMLRKLHDEALEGANRYQSLLKELSWEMVLASFAAYLEAWYFNAKNDQQYESKRNNLIPVLQRVAVKKNQFPRKNWGSRQSIDSALDSIRDSLLNGEPIKAYSLFAAWDAVLEVEAIIKDFCYKGWEVSHASGLDIKPESLDAWKAWALTNHKFQIIDRFYREFPYIIYPEIVEDIQERMDNEVTVTQRIEALGGYIFIQEMLGVDEVEFEGVTVDLRETIDLIGRFDSCYKSNYLPFMERMKNEGLDYANSIVQTMQDQISQNMDACIRQGLNPIAYHKEIMGNVHHPCISVRTSDEMLEMMMQYDQIPPDAARRKACLTALELFAGPPHMGGVDNGQFMRTPKNNYIIIPRFFHGDVKTALLNRIVRKKGSEKGKGKAGNKPYSANMEHSLAQRFESQGYKAIASWDYKNGESQKGEVDVIAYKDGYLFIVEAKLTYFRTDVEAIYRHEQELEGAVGQLNRALEAIKANFNELRQSLMINEDLSDLQIVPLIVSNSPEFDFKKYSGIPKLSQFELQCLLDPGAFIFAKTQMSIYNEYCKLTLCGNQEEQRTAVEKLMQGDQFVLENKKKQEQYLAEAELIASQPERLIGAINSKYFWQELEENTDVVSGPIEQTFTMKNGDEIRYVV
- a CDS encoding viperin family antiviral radical SAM protein — translated: MSTVETLATDRFIPAINLFVTKHCNMRCRFCFGSCKMRSPLSSQDQDGVFVDVIRQCHQQGISKITFVGGEPLLYPKLKLLIRLAHDLGITTCVVSNGALLTKEWLREVSGMLDWIGISIDSLSVDTNWSIGRISNGVPMSKLVYEQLVDWVHDYGMRLKINTTVCRWNHHEDMSSFYRDTNPHRIKMFQALTIDGVNDEESTKFSVSDEQFTHYVERHLRQGIKAVAEASNDMVGSYLMVSPDGCFFDNTHGSYRLSRPISRVGFSSAIKDISVNHTKFMDRGGMYRW